One Hordeum vulgare subsp. vulgare chromosome 4H, MorexV3_pseudomolecules_assembly, whole genome shotgun sequence DNA window includes the following coding sequences:
- the LOC123450371 gene encoding scarecrow-like protein 9: MEPPPPSPSVYLDIPPSPYGGSVGDLVLPYITRILMEEDIDDRFFYQYPDHLHLLQAQQQFAQIFDDAKNLLSGEGGDMQEMHSGVSLKGIRGGSMCLADKGIQCWAFSDGAEVDNSGDQSKLNPSNEDKDMLNFAFLKGMEEANKFLPRDNELQADVLSVDQAKETFGRSISGGGRKGRCDVDKLEEVVGRASKLMMPELEEDGAREMMDKIMLNSYELCGETMEKLQITMENMRADSKNKKAVRGGKQGKKEAVDLRGLLLCCAQEVATGNRHGAANLLKQIRQHASATGDAAQRLAHCFGKGLEARLAGTGSQVYKSLMAKHTSTMEFLQGYELFMAACSFKRVAFTFSSMTIFDALEGKSKLHIVDYGLHYGCQWPGLLAWLATKDGGPPEVRITGIDLPQPGFRPAKRLEETGRALSNCALQFGLPFKFHGIVAKWETIRAKDLNIDPDEVLVVNDLFNFNTLMDESLVMDRPSPRDVVLSNIREMQPDVFIQGVVNGSSGPFFLARFREALFFYSSVFDMLDATTPPESYQRLVLERDMFGQCALNTIACESADRVERPETYKQWQLRNQRAGLTQLPLKPIITKVATGKVKSLYHKEFVVDVDQGWLLQGWKGRILYAHSAWVADHTSSDY; this comes from the coding sequence ATGGAGCCCCCGCCGCCATCCCCATCCGTCTACCTCGACATTCCTCCGTCGCCCTATGGCGGCAGTGTCGGGGACCTGGTGCTCCCATACATCACTCGCATTCTGATGGAGGAGGACATCGACGACAGGTTCTTCTACCAGTATCCAGACCATCTTCACCTCCTCCAGGCGCAGCAGCAATTTGCCCAAATTTTTGATGATGCCAAGAACTTACTGTCCGGCGAAGGCGGTGACATGCAGGAGATGCATTCCGGTGTGTCTTTGAAGGGTATTCGTGGAGGCAGCATGTGCTTGGCTGACAAGGGCATCCAGTGTTGGGCGTTCTCGGATGGTGCTGAGGTGGACAATAGTGGTGATCAGAGCAAACTCAACCCCTCTAATGAAGACAAAGACATGCTTAACTTTGCATTCTTGAAAGGCATGGAGGAGGCCAACAAGTTCTTGCCTAGAGACAACGAACTGCAGGCTGATGTCTTGAGCGTCGACCAAGCGAAAGAGACTTTTGGGCGAAGCATTAGTGGTGGGGGACGGAAGGGTCGGTGTGATGTGGACAAGCTGGAGGAAGTGGTGGGCAGGGCCAGCAAACTGATGATGCCGGAGCTGGAAGAGGATGGCGCCCGCGAGATGATGGACAAAATAATGCTGAATAGTTACGAACTATGTGGGGAGACCATGGAGAAGCTGCAAATCACCATGGAGAACATGAGAGCTGATAGCAAAAATAAGAAGGCGGTGCGCGGGGGAAAGCAGGGAAAGAAAGAGGCGGTGGACCTGCGCGGGCTGTTGCTATGCTGCGCACAGGAGGTGGCCACCGGCAACCGTCATGGTGCGGCCAATCTGCTGAAACAGATCAGGCAACATGCTTCGGCGACAGGAGATGCGGCTCAGCGGCTGGCGCATTGTTTCGGCAAGGGGCTTGAGGCCCGGTTGGCGGGCACTGGGAGCCAGGTGTACAAGTCACTCATGGCGAAGCACACCTCGACCATGGAGTTCCTCCAAGGTTACGAGCTGTTCATGGCAGCCTGCTCCTTCAAAAGGGTGGCGTTCACATTCTCCAGCATGACCATCTTCGATGCTTTGGAAGGGAAGAGCAAGTTGCACATTGTCGATTATGGCTTGCATTATGGGTGCCAGTGGCCGGGGCTGCTGGCTTGGCTGGCGACTAAGGATGGCGGGCCACCGGAGGTGAGGATCACCGGGATTGACCTCCCGCAGCCCGGGTTCCGCCCGGCTAAGAGGCTCGAGGAGACAGGTCGGGCACTCAGCAACTGCGCCCTTCAGTTTGGCTTGCCGTTCAAGTTCCATGGCATCGTGGCCAAGTGGGAGACCATCCGTGCCAAGGACCTCAACATCGACCCTGACGAGGTTCTTGTGGTGAATGACCTGTTCAATTTCAACACCTTGATGGACGAGAGCCTTGTTATGGACAGACCCAGCCCCAGGGATGTGGTCCTCAGCAACATCCGGGAGATGCAGCCGGATGTGTTCATCCAAGGTGTTGTGAATGGTTCGAGCGGCCCATTTTTCTTGGCACGGTTCCGGGAGGCGCTCTTCTTCTACTCATCGGTGTTCGACATGCTTGACGCCACCACGCCACCAGAGAGCTACCAGCGCCTCGTTCTCGAGCGGGACATGTTCGGACAGTGTGCCCTGAATACTATCGCCTGCGAGAGTGCAGACCGGGTAGAGCGTCCTGAGACATACAAACAGTGGCAGCTGAGAAACCAACGTGCAGGCCTCACACAGCTGCCACTGAAGCCGATTATCACTAAGGTGGCGACAGGCAAGGTCAAGAGCCTGTACCACAAGGAGTTTGTTGTGGATGTGGATCAGGGGTGGTTGCTGCAGGGCTGGAAGGGCCGCATCCTATATGCTCACTCGGCGTGGGTGGCAGACCACACTAGCTCGGATTATTAG